From one Streptomyces sp. ICC1 genomic stretch:
- a CDS encoding acyl-ACP desaturase: MTITSPHLGSSEAWTDAKLLFALEEVVEQELNRHLKVTKDWMPHEYVPWSDGRNFPGFFEDGEAWDPEQSKVTEIGKIALVVNLLTEDNLPSYHHEIASLFGRNGAWGTWVHRWTAEEGRHGIVMRDYLLASRAVDPDKLEAFRMQHMSEGFESDNRHSMLHSVAYVAFQELATRISHRNTGHQSGDPVCDRMLARIAQDENLHMIFYRNLLGAAFEIAPDLTMKAVRDVVVDFRMPGHGMPGFERMAAQMAIGGVYNLRIHHDDVLSPVIRFLKIMDIDGLGPEGQKAQEELGLFMNGLDSEASKFDERLAARAARIAARKA, from the coding sequence GTGACGATCACCTCTCCCCACCTCGGCAGCTCGGAGGCGTGGACCGACGCCAAGCTGCTGTTCGCGCTGGAAGAGGTGGTCGAGCAGGAGCTCAACCGCCATCTGAAGGTCACCAAGGACTGGATGCCCCACGAGTACGTCCCGTGGAGCGACGGCCGGAACTTCCCCGGCTTCTTCGAGGACGGCGAGGCCTGGGACCCGGAGCAGTCCAAGGTCACCGAAATCGGCAAGATCGCGCTCGTCGTGAACCTGCTGACCGAGGACAACCTCCCCAGCTACCACCACGAGATCGCCTCGCTTTTCGGCCGCAACGGCGCCTGGGGCACCTGGGTGCACCGCTGGACCGCCGAGGAGGGCCGCCACGGCATCGTGATGCGCGACTACCTGCTGGCCTCGCGCGCCGTGGACCCGGACAAGCTGGAAGCATTCCGGATGCAGCACATGTCGGAGGGCTTCGAGTCCGACAACCGCCACTCGATGCTCCACTCCGTGGCGTACGTGGCCTTCCAGGAGCTCGCGACCCGCATCTCGCACCGCAACACCGGCCACCAGTCCGGTGACCCGGTCTGTGACCGCATGCTGGCCCGCATCGCGCAGGACGAGAACCTGCACATGATCTTCTACCGCAACCTGCTGGGCGCGGCCTTCGAGATCGCCCCCGACCTGACGATGAAGGCCGTACGGGACGTCGTGGTCGACTTCCGGATGCCCGGACACGGCATGCCCGGCTTCGAGCGGATGGCCGCGCAGATGGCGATCGGCGGGGTCTACAACCTGCGGATCCACCACGACGACGTGCTGAGCCCCGTGATCCGCTTCCTGAAGATCATGGACATCGACGGTCTCGGCCCCGAGGGCCAGAAGGCCCAGGAGGAGCTCGGGCTCTTCATGAACGGCCTGGACTCCGAGGCCAGCAAGTTCGACGAGCGCCTGGCCGCCCGCGCGGCGCGCATCGCGGCCCGCAAAGCCTGA
- a CDS encoding WhiB family transcriptional regulator: protein MNTTATAAPATAGAPAWYELALCAQTGPGFFFPEPGSSLRDAKRLCGACEGRTACLEYALANDERFGVWGGLSEAERQAMRSRRP from the coding sequence ATGAACACCACCGCCACCGCAGCCCCCGCCACCGCGGGGGCCCCCGCCTGGTACGAGCTCGCCCTCTGCGCCCAGACGGGCCCGGGCTTCTTCTTCCCGGAGCCCGGCTCCTCGCTGCGCGACGCGAAGCGGCTGTGCGGTGCCTGTGAGGGCCGGACGGCCTGCCTGGAGTACGCCCTGGCCAACGACGAGCGCTTCGGCGTCTGGGGCGGCCTGTCCGAAGCCGAACGGCAGGCCATGCGCTCCCGCCGTCCCTGA